In Cellulomonas wangsupingiae, the genomic window ACCGCGTGACGTGCTTCTCCGGGATCGGCGCGTCGCCGCTGGCCCGCTGCGCGCGGTAGTACGCCCGCGCCTCGTCCTGCCGCTCCCGCTCCTGGCCCGAGGCGATCGGCGCGCGCAGGTGCTCCGGCCCGTACCCGAACGCGTCGACCAGGTCCTGCGCGTGCGGCCGCAGCCGCACCAGGAGTCGCTCGATGTACGACGTCACGGTCCGCGCCCGCCCCGCCGACAGCCGGCCGTTGACCAGGTACCACGCGAGGTTGCGCTCGACGAGCGTGAGGCCGAACAGGTCGCGCACCCACGTCAGGACCTGCTTCGTCCCCGGGTCCTCGACGCGCTCGACCGCCCGCGTGAACGCCTCCCACTGCACGCGCTCGGCGTGGGCGCGGGCCGCCTCGATGAGCTCGTGCTGGTGGGCGTTGAACAGGTCCGCGGCCTTCTCGGGGCTCAGCTTGCGGGCCGGGGCGAGGGCCTGCGCGACCTGCGCGACCATCGTCTCCACGCGGTCCGTGAGCAGGTCGCGCTGCGTCTGGGTGTCCCGCAGCTGCCCGACCGACCGGCGCGCGTCGCCCAGGTCACCGAGGGTCTGGACCGCGCGGACCAGGGGCGTGCGGTGCAGGGCCGCGTCCGTGACGCGGTCGACGACGAACCGCGCGAGGTCGCCACGGTCCGCCTGCGTCACCTTCAGGGCCTTCGCGTAGTCACCGAGCAGCCGCTTGGCGACCAGCTGGTACAGCACGGTGTTGTCGCCCTCGAACGTCGCGTAGACGTCGAGGTCGGCGTGCAGCCCCGTCAGCCGGTTCTCGGCCATGTACCCGGCGCCGCCGCACGCCTCGCGGCACGTCTGCAGGGTGCGCAGCGCGTTCCACGACGACGTCGGCTTGAGCGCAGCCGCGAGCGTCTCGAGGTCCTCGCGGTTGCCCGGGGTGTCGCCGCGCCCGGAGAACACCTCGTCGAACGCGGCGAGGAGCTCGTCGTGCGCGAACGACGTCGCGTAGGCGTCGGCGACCAGCGGCAGCAGGCGGCGCTGGTGCTGCCCGTAGTCGAGCAGCACGACCTCGTCGCCGGTGCCACCGGCGAACTGCCGGCGCTGGTTGCCGTACGTCACGGCGATCGCGAGCGCCATCTTGCTGGCGTTCGCCGCCGCGCCGTCGAGCGAGACACGGCCCTGGACGAGCGTCCCGAGCATCGTGAAGAACCGCCGCCCGGGGCTGGCGATCGGCGAGGAGTAGGTGCCGTCCGGGGCGACGTCCCCGTACCGGTTGAGCAGGTTGGTCCGGGGCACGCGGACGTGCGTGAAGTGCAGGCGCCCGTTGTCGATGCCGTTGAGACCGCCCTTGACGCCGTCGTCCTCGCCGCCGATGCCGGGCAGGAACTCGCGCGACTGCGGGTCGCGGATCGGGACGTAGAACGCGTGCACGCCGTGGTTGACGCGCGGCCCGCCGGGGGCGGCCGTGATCAGTTGCGCGAACACCACCGCGGCGGTGCCGTGCACGGCCGCGTTGCCCAGGTAGTCCTTCCACGCCGCACGGAACGGCGTGTGGATCACGAACTCCTCGGTGTCCGGGTCGTACTGCGCGGTCGTGCCGATCGACGCGACGTCCGACCCGTGGCCCGCCTCGGTCATCGCGAAGGCGCCGGGCACCTGCAGGTGCATCGCGTCGGACAGGAACGTGTCGTGGTGGTGCTGCGTGCCCAGGTGCAGGATCGCCGACGCGAACAGGCCCCACTGCACGCCAGCCTTGATCTGCAGCGACGGGTCGGCGGCGACGAGCTCCTCGAACCGCGCGAGCGACCCGCCGTGGTCGTCCGCGCCCCCGAGGTGCGTCGGGAAGGACCGCAGCACGTCGTGCTCGGCCTCCAGGCGCCGCAGCTGCGTGAGGACGCGCTCGCGGTGCTCGGCGAGCGGCAGGCCCTCGATCTTCTGGAAGTCGGGGTCGGTGGCGATGGCGCGGGCCTCGCGGCGCAGCTGTGCGTACTGCCCCAGCAGCAGGTTCTCCAGCGCGGCCACGTCGACGCGCGGCGGTGCGGCGGCCGGGCGGGCGGCCGGGCGGTCGGTGGTGGTGGTCATCGCTGCTCCCTGGTGGTGTGCGCGGCGTCGTCGCCGGCCGTGGGCTGCTGGTCCGCCGGGTCGGCGGGGGTCCGGGGCGGGGTCGGGGCGGGGGTGGCGGTGCGGGGGTGCGTGCGCGCGAGCAGACCGACCGGCCCGGCCCACAGCCACGCGGCCACCTGTGCCGTGAGCGCCTCGCGGTCAGGGCTGCCCGGCTCGCCGCGGTGGGCGAGCCACCACTCCCCCGCGCCGCGCACGAAGCCGACGGCGCCGGCGGCCCAGGTCTCGGCCATCGCGGCGGACGCCGGGTCGGGCTCTGCCGGCGGCACGACGTGCTCGCGGTCCTCCGTGAGGCCGCGTGCGAACGGGGCCGCGACGAGGGCCGTCACGGAGTCCAGGAAGTGGCCGACCGGCCCGCCCGACTCCACCGACCCGTCGCGCGTGACGAACGCGTACACGTGCGGCGACGACTCGATCATCTCGAGGTACACCGCGACCATCGCGCGCACTCCGTCGCGCGGGGTGGGGGCGACGCGCAGCACGTCCTCGAGCGCGTCGCGGATCTGCAGGACGACCGCCTCCGCGACGGCGAGCTGCAGGCCCGTCTTGTCGGTGAAGTACCGGTAGACGATCGACTTCGACGTGCCGGCCGCGGCGGCGATCTCCTCCATGGAGACGTCCGGGCCGTGGTGGTGGACGGTGCGGCGGGCCACGCGCACGAGCTCGGCGCGACGGGCCTCGCGATGGTCCGCCCAGCGCGTCGAGCGGCCGTCGGCGTGGGCGTCGTCGTCGTCCGGCCGACCGGCGGGCGGCAGGCCGCCGGTGACGAGCCGGTCCGGCGCGTCGTCGCGGGGTGGCGTGGGGGAGGTCGTCGTCGACACCCCCGGAGTGACGGGGCTCACGCAACCGAAGGTATCAGGTACTGTGGGTTGCGGACATCATTCCGGGACCATCGTCCCTCCACGGAGGACACGAGGTCCGCTACGCCCGTCATCGACGTCGATGCGAGAGGGAGCCCACATGGCCACCAGCAAGGCGAGCACCTCCCCGTCCGACCCGCAGCCCACCCAGCCGCGCGCCGCGTACGTGCTCGGCGGCAACCGGATCCCCTTCGCCCGCGCGGGCGGCAAGTACGCCCAGGCGAGCAACCAGGACATGCTCACCGCCGCCCTCGACGGGCTCGTCGCCCGCTACGGCCTGCAGGGCGAGACGATCGGCGAGGTGGCCGCCGGTGCGGTCCTCAAGCACAGCCGCGACTTCAACCTCACCCGTGAGGCCGTGCTCGGCTCGGCGCTCGCGGCCACGACACCGGCGTACGACGTCCAGCAGGCGTGCGCGACCGGTCTGGAGACCGTGGTCTCCCTGTCCAACAAGATCCGGCTCGGTCAGCTCGAGTCGGCGATCGCCGGCGGGGTCGACACGACGTCCGACGCACCCATCGCCGTCAGCGACCGCCTGCGCCGCGTCCTGCTGGACCTCTCGCACGCGAAGACGCCGCAGCAGCGGCTCAAGGCCGTCGCGCGGCTGCGCCCCAAGGACCTGGCGCCCGCCACGCCCCGCACGTCCGAGCCGCGGACGCACCTGTCCATGGGTGAGCACCAGGCCCTGACCACCGCGCAGTGGGGCATCACCCGCGAGGCGCAGGACGAGGTCGCGCTGCGCAGCCACCAGCGTCTGGCCGCCGCGTACGACGCCGGCTTCTTCGACGACCTCGTCACGCCGTACCGCGGCCTGACGCGCGACGCCAACCTGCGCGCCGACACCTCGCTCGAGAAGCTCGCGAAGCTCAAGCCGACGTTCGGCCTCGGCCTGGACGCCCCGGCGACGATGACGGCCGGCAACTCCACGCCCCTGACCGACGGCGCGTCCACCGTGCTGCTCGGGTCCGCGCAGTGGGCCGCGGAGCACGACCTGACGCCGCTCGCCGCGGTCGTCGACGCCGAGGCCGGCGCCGTCGACTTCGTGCACGGCGTCGACGGGCTGCTCATGGCGCCGGTCTTCGCGGTCCCGCGTCTGCTGGCACGCCACGGCCTGCGCCTCGAGGACCTCCAGTACGTCGAGATCCACGAGGCGTTCGCCTCGACGGTGCTCACGACGCTCGCGGCCTGGGAGTCCGAGGAGTTCGGCCGTGAGCGCCTGGGCCTGCCCGGCGCGTTCGGGTCCGTCGACCCCGACCGCCTCAACGTGCACGGGTCGTCGCTGGCCGCCGGCCACCCGTTCGCCGCCACGGGCGGCCGCATCATCGCGACCATCGCCAAGGAGCTGCACGCCCGCCGCGCCACGCAGGTGGCCGCGGGCGACGACTCCCCCGTGCGTGCGCTGGTCTCGATCTGCGCCGCCGGCGGCCTCGGCCTCACGGCCCTCCTCGAAGCCGCCTGACGATCCGGGTCGCCCTCTCGCCACCCCCCCGCGCGAGAGGGCGACCCACCCCCTCCCCTCCCCTTCCCTTCCCCGCGAGAGTGCAATCCAGTCCACCCCTCCCGCGAGAGGGCGATCCAGCCCCGATCCGACGACGACGCAGGAGTCGTGATGACCGACCGCTACCTCGAGCTCGTCAACAGCGGGCTCACCCAGAAGCTGGCCAAGCAGCTCGGCCTGCCCCGCCCCGCCGTGCTGCGCCGCCACCG contains:
- a CDS encoding acyl-CoA dehydrogenase is translated as MTTTTDRPAARPAAAPPRVDVAALENLLLGQYAQLRREARAIATDPDFQKIEGLPLAEHRERVLTQLRRLEAEHDVLRSFPTHLGGADDHGGSLARFEELVAADPSLQIKAGVQWGLFASAILHLGTQHHHDTFLSDAMHLQVPGAFAMTEAGHGSDVASIGTTAQYDPDTEEFVIHTPFRAAWKDYLGNAAVHGTAAVVFAQLITAAPGGPRVNHGVHAFYVPIRDPQSREFLPGIGGEDDGVKGGLNGIDNGRLHFTHVRVPRTNLLNRYGDVAPDGTYSSPIASPGRRFFTMLGTLVQGRVSLDGAAANASKMALAIAVTYGNQRRQFAGGTGDEVVLLDYGQHQRRLLPLVADAYATSFAHDELLAAFDEVFSGRGDTPGNREDLETLAAALKPTSSWNALRTLQTCREACGGAGYMAENRLTGLHADLDVYATFEGDNTVLYQLVAKRLLGDYAKALKVTQADRGDLARFVVDRVTDAALHRTPLVRAVQTLGDLGDARRSVGQLRDTQTQRDLLTDRVETMVAQVAQALAPARKLSPEKAADLFNAHQHELIEAARAHAERVQWEAFTRAVERVEDPGTKQVLTWVRDLFGLTLVERNLAWYLVNGRLSAGRARTVTSYIERLLVRLRPHAQDLVDAFGYGPEHLRAPIASGQERERQDEARAYYRAQRASGDAPIPEKHVTR
- a CDS encoding TetR/AcrR family transcriptional regulator, whose translation is MPPAGRPDDDDAHADGRSTRWADHREARRAELVRVARRTVHHHGPDVSMEEIAAAAGTSKSIVYRYFTDKTGLQLAVAEAVVLQIRDALEDVLRVAPTPRDGVRAMVAVYLEMIESSPHVYAFVTRDGSVESGGPVGHFLDSVTALVAAPFARGLTEDREHVVPPAEPDPASAAMAETWAAGAVGFVRGAGEWWLAHRGEPGSPDREALTAQVAAWLWAGPVGLLARTHPRTATPAPTPPRTPADPADQQPTAGDDAAHTTREQR
- a CDS encoding acetyl-CoA C-acetyltransferase, which translates into the protein MATSKASTSPSDPQPTQPRAAYVLGGNRIPFARAGGKYAQASNQDMLTAALDGLVARYGLQGETIGEVAAGAVLKHSRDFNLTREAVLGSALAATTPAYDVQQACATGLETVVSLSNKIRLGQLESAIAGGVDTTSDAPIAVSDRLRRVLLDLSHAKTPQQRLKAVARLRPKDLAPATPRTSEPRTHLSMGEHQALTTAQWGITREAQDEVALRSHQRLAAAYDAGFFDDLVTPYRGLTRDANLRADTSLEKLAKLKPTFGLGLDAPATMTAGNSTPLTDGASTVLLGSAQWAAEHDLTPLAAVVDAEAGAVDFVHGVDGLLMAPVFAVPRLLARHGLRLEDLQYVEIHEAFASTVLTTLAAWESEEFGRERLGLPGAFGSVDPDRLNVHGSSLAAGHPFAATGGRIIATIAKELHARRATQVAAGDDSPVRALVSICAAGGLGLTALLEAA